The Rosa rugosa chromosome 1, drRosRugo1.1, whole genome shotgun sequence genomic sequence CATTTGGCAGCAGATACTTGTATTGAAAAATTTCATTTCAGAGTCATCATAAGTTCCTAACTGTGGTTTTTGTAAAGGTAGTAAAAAGAGGTGTATATATGTGATAGTATTCTGTAATAGAAAGGCTCAAGCTTTCTGAAACTGCAAGCATATTCTGCAATTTTGCAATCAGCATGTAATGAAGAACAATCGAGTAGACCGAGATTTCGACTTTTCCATGCTTATGTATATGCAACTCATGGGATTTTGCCAGATAATTTGGATCACTGAAACTGAGCTTCATATACTTTAAatccaaattggatggaaaaGGACATAAACTTAGCTAGCATTCACTCTCGAGTACAAGCACTGTACAGAAGCAGAATACTATAACTACATATATGCTGTGTATTACCTATATTATATTTTTCTACTTTTACATCGACAATATAAGCTAGCCGTTATTCAAATGATTGCCAGGTGAACACTTCTCAAGTGGCCATAACATTCATCGCTGCTTCCATAATAGGCCAAACAAACCCAGCAAATATGCTTCCCGCACCGACATTCTATATGGTTGCACCCATCTATCTTCTCAATTGTATATCTGCAAACCGGGCAGCTCTTCACATGTTCTTTTCCTTTGCACCACTCCTTCAATGAAGAATCCGGATCTTCCTTGAAATTCTTGTACTGCTTGCATGACATGTAAGGATGATGTTCTAAATGGCACATGGTACACGTCTCCGCATAACATGCACCACAAACAAATGGTTCACCTTCTGTTCCAGGAGCCGCTACCTGATAGACTGAAGCACAGTCGGGAGATGGGCAAAACCTGTAGGTGCCACAACTTGAAGCAACATATGACCCCACCGAAGCCCTAAAGAGATCTTCCAGCTTCTCAATTGATAAAAGAGATCTGAGATCCGTGATCAAAATTGGAGACCTGCAACCCTCATGAGTGCAGCATAATGGAAAGCTATCATGATTATTGATTGCAGACTCGCACTGCTCCACCAAACATGAACGACAAAACAAGTGACCACAGTCCTCAAGCCGGTAACCGTCTTCAACATCACACAAGCAGATTGGACAATCAGCTTCCCTATTTATCCTCTTAGTCAAACTACCAGCCATATGTGCAGTCTCATCAATAATCTCTTCAACTTTTTGCTTCAACTCCTTGCTTCCGTGGATGAGAATGGATTGACGGCGTACATTTAGAGTAAAATCAGCCCCTGGTACCTTCTCTTTGAGCCCCCGGAGGTCTGGCCCAAACCTTCTAACAACCTCTTTCATCAACTCAGGAGGTAAAGCATTACCTTGAAGGCGGATCTCAAGCACCTTGCTTTCATGCAGGTTTAAAAGGGATTCAACCAATTTCTGCTTGACCATGTCAACTTTATGTGCTTCACCAAAGACCTGTACATTGAGTTTGTGCCTGTCAAAAATGATATATGTTCCTGTCTCTCGCTGTAACGAGTACATTAGACTGGTGCCATCTCTGGAAAACAGAAGCTGCAAAACAGTTGCAGTGAGGCTTGGGTGGTCTATAGTCTTCCCCCTCACCAGCTCCTCCACACGTCTCCTCAGATCTGCAATCGTTTTTGTAGCATTGGCTGATATCTTAACTCTGCAGGAACCATTAGGATACTCCTCCAGATTACATTCTACACCTGTAAACGAGAAAAATTAAGCCATGCAAACAATCTTAAACCCTATTTGTGACTATATTTGATAGTCTAATTGGCAGTCAAGCACAGAAAATCATGTTTTAATCTAATGGCAGTGTAGTGGACTCTCTGAATATAGTGAAGAGAGCATTAGACTGTGAAAAGTGGTTGTCAAAGCTCCAAGTGAACCCGAAATAGGCCATGCACTTGGATGTTGGATCTACCAAACAATAAGGATGCCTCTGAGATTCAATCAGAAACCACTTTTGCCTCAATTTGCTATAAGAAGAAAGACGGAGAAAACTTCAGTCGAAAGAAATCCCAAAAGCATAACTGTTCTACTACTGAGAAAGTGAGATACCTAGTTATAGAACCAAATTCTCCAAAACAGCTTCAATAATGAATCTACAGAATAGGTATTATATTGTAAAAAAGTGATTTACAAGACAACCAAAGATGTAACTATTCCTGAAAGCCCAACAACATGCGAAAAAGACTTGATTAAATACAAAAGAATGAAAAGCAGAACCAGAAGAATCCACAAATGAttatctagaaaaaaaaaattcataaattGGAAAAGAGAATGCAACAAGATCACGAGGAGTACCTTTTAGATGCGTAAAACTTTCAAGTAAAGGATCTAGCTGCTTCTTTATTACACGATAAACAGGGCCAGGGCAGGACAGAGAGCTATGAAATAACTGCTGACACTCCATCTTTTGCCATGGAAGGAAGCCGGGCAATACTTTCCCTTCCAATTGTTCTAAAGCCTTTGCTGCCTCCAAGTGTAATCTTCCATCAAATGTTATCAAAGCTCTCATGAAATGATTCTTTGGTTCAGGCTGGAAAACCTGAACACTGCAGCTACTATGGGAGTACCGTTTAGGCATATAGGGTGATATTTCTCTTAGCAGTGCTTCTTCACATGCACCACATGGCGGATTTTCTACAGCATCCCCTCTCACCAGAAAAAAATCCAGGATTGTCCTACTAGTAGCAGTCCTTAACGCATCAAGGATTTCTTTCTCAGAAAGATCTTTGTTTAGTCCACTAATCACAACAGAGTCCGTGTATCTTTTGCTAGGCTGACAACGAATATTTCTTCCTCCAACTACAAGGTTAGAAAAATCAGCAAGCATGGGGTAAATATCATCCATGTCACATTTAACAATTGCAAACCCGTGGCTCTGCCTGCGAGGCCATAAGATTTTAGCTCTAACAGCAAGGAGTGGATAGACTTTATGATCACCTCCAACCTGTGAAGGAACAACCTTCAGTATAGAACCATTAAACTCAGAATCATTTAATTGAACAGCTTTCTGAGCAGCATCAGGAGTAAGAAATGTCAACCTGGCCCCCTTTCCTTTGTCAACATTTTCCTGCCCAGTGCCGGGGAACTTATGATGACCACAGATACTACCAGAGGCAGACTCTTCAAGCTCAGTAAGAAACTCCTTATCATCCATGTCATCCAGTTTTGAATGAAATACATCAACAGTCAAACACCTTTTATGAAGCTCCAGATGCTTGATCTCTGCACCGGCCCCAAACAATGCTACAGGAGGCAAGCCACCAGAACCATGATACAAGCATTTCTCCAAGCATTCATTACGCAGCCATCTTTTTTCACACTCCAATGCATCGGATACAAAGTTTATAACCCTATCCATGTTATGTGGGGTAGCAAACACCATAATCTCATTCTGATAATAATCGACTTTAATGCTGATAAGTTCGTCATTGCAAATTGTCCTGACGCGAGATACAAGATGATGCAGATAACTGTTGCCCTTCCCACAAAATCTTTTAAGCAAACAACTGCCAAAACCAGTCAACACTTTCAGTTGCAACTTTCGACCTTCCATCTTGGACACATCAAACACAGGAGGGGGATCAAGGGTAGACAAAGAGTTAAAATCAATGGTAGTGACGCAGGCCAAATACTGATTAGAACTTGAGAGGAGTTCACCAAAAACAACCCAACTAGGTTTCTGGCCGAATACCAACAATGAACAAGAAGGGTGCAGCCGAACATGCTGCCCAGTTAATGCCACCTCATAACCAACTTGATCATATCCTGAGAACATTGCTACATTTTCTGCCAGGGAAGAAAGTATAACCTTTTTCAAGTATATATCACAACCACTTGAAACATGTGCGTTCCAACGCCAGCTACTAGAAATTATCATATTGAGCTCATGTTTAAGGCAAGACTCCAATTCCGATACAGTGTCCTGGCATCTCCTCATAGTTTTGGCATTTATGCTGTTTTCCCAACACCATGTGTTTTTCCTCTCTCGAGGCAGAGCTTCCCATATCTTGTACACTGATAGAAGGGTAAAGAGGTCACCATCACGATGGCAAAATTGCACCTTGAAGCAGTCTGACCTAAGTTTCTCCTCGTCATTACCAACTCTGCAAAATATGCTACTTGCATTTGCCATTACAGCCGCAAGAACAAGGCCCTCCTTACGCAAGTTATGGTGATAGCAGCCAAGAATTAATTTACCAAGCCTAGGCTCAACCCCCAATTTAACCAAGTTGCGACCCTCTGGAGTTAGTTCATAGACATCATTGTTTTGCTTAACAGCTCCTAACTGAACAAGATTCCTCATTGCCATGTCTATAGCTTCAGAACAAGGTGCATCAATGAATTCAAACTCTTTTAAATTCTTGACACCCAAAGCCAGAATCCTCAGAACTGCTACACCAAGATGAACTCTACGGATCTCGGGCTCCTGACATGGAGGCATCGCCTGAAAATCATATTCCGAGTAGAGTCTATAACATATTCCAGGTTCCGTTCTTCCAGCACGCCCAGTTCTTTGCTTAGCAGAACTCTGGCTGATCCTGCAAACTCTGAGAACATTCATACCACTTCCAGGTTCAAATTTGCTTTCTTTGACCATGCCAGAATCGATCACATACTTTACCCCAGGAATTGTCAGGGATGTCTCCGCCAGATTTGTGGcgaatataatttttctttttccagggTCATTTTGAAAAACATTAGATTGTTCTTCAAAAGAAAGTTTCCCATGCAATGGCAATGCAATTGCACCAGGTGTTATAAACTTCTCGCAGACCCATTCGACTTCCATCTGAGAAGTCAAAAATGCAAGAATTGTCCCTTCTTTCTCATTCTTGTGGATCTCTCTTGCTACCCTCATCACATCAGAAACATAAGAAGCAACATTACTGGCAGTTCCTTCAGTGAAAGAGGGAGCATATCTTACATCAACTGGAAAGTTCCTCCCCACTACATGAAAGATTTTACAATTGAAAAAATAATGTGAAAGCACTTCTGCATCAGCTGTTGCAGACATTATTATAAGCCGTAACTGAGACCTTCGACCCAGTAAATCTTTGATCAATGCTAAAAGGAGATCTGTACTCAAGGTCCTTTCATGAGCCTCATCAACTATGATGCAAGAAATCATGGTCATATTTCTATCTTTCATGTAGTACTGCAGTAAACAGTGGTCTGTCATATATGTTACCTTAGAAGTCAACTGCTGTCCAGATGATGTCTGATAACTGGTAACTGTGTTTTCTCCATAGTAACACCCACTACTTTCTTCTTTGACTCTCTTTGCCAATGAATTGGCAGCAATCTTGCGAGGCTGAGTGCATACAATGGACTTATCAGCAGCGATTCCAGAATCAGCAAGAAACTGAACCAATTGTGTACTTTTCCCCGAACCAGTCTCTCCAATCAACACCATGACCTGTGAAAATTGTACTTAGTCATCAATACCTACTAAAGTGAAGCGGCTCAAAAGTGAGCTACAACTGTTGGTTAGTGCTTGAAAGATAAATAACCTACAAGACCGATAAGTCTTATCTCAATTGATCCAGTTACATTTCTTTGCAGATTCATAAAATGTGTCACATTGATAGAAGTGGATAAAAGCATATCGGCTATGATTAAATTAATTCATGTGAGGTTTAACAAAGCTATTAATGTGGCTCATTCACCAGGCATTTAAACACAGTAATAAAAACGAAATACTGAGCCTTCAAATAAACAGACATGGTTGATAAACAGAACTGGTTATACCTGCTGATTATTAATCTGCTCAAGAATTTGCTGCCTATGAGCATAAATGGGCAATCCCTCATCGAGTCGGCGACACTCCCTCATCATTAACCTCTGAATTCGATTCCAATACCGAATTTCGGGGAATTTAAACAGCTTCAAGCCTTCTTCACCATACTCCTCCAACTCTTTCCCTTCAACATGAGCAAGTAAACAGTTCATAGCAGACCTGAACTCTCTGATCCTACTCTCAACCAATTCAAGCTCAACTCTGCacctcttctccttctccgGTAAGTCCTCCCAATTCCTCTGAGGCCTCTTGGCCAGCTTACGAACTCGGTCGTACTCTCTGGCCAAATTTTGGCGCTTTGCTTCACACTTCTTCACCTCGTCGCCGACGATTAACTGCTTAATTCGGCCGGCGAACAAGGCTCTCAGCCGGTCGTCCAGCTCCACCCAATCCGACGGCACGGAGACGTTGGCGTCGAGCTTGGGCATGAAATTGTGAACCCGGTCCAGCCGCGACTCCCACAGCCAGACGATCGCTTCGCGCGCGTCGCACCACTGCGCGTAGAACATCGACGCGACTGTGCTGTTCTCCGGACTCACCCGGAAATTCTCCGGCTTCGCCCTGCACTGGTTGATCACCGCCTCGATGTCCGACCGCGGGAGGTCCTGTTTGTCGGACAGAAGATAAACGATGAAATTCGGCCGCTGAATTCGAGGCGAAGGCCGTCGCGGAACGGCGGCGCGTGGGTGGGACCCTGGTTGCGGATAAAATCGTCGCTGCTCAGCCTGCGGCCGCGAAATTCCGGCCGGCTTCGGCTGCCGGAACGTGGTGAACGGGTTTGATCCCTTCATGGCATCGAACGGAAAATCAACAAAACCCTAGCAAgacaagagaaagagaaaaaactgCGGAATGTGAGAAATTGGTGGCACAGAAAAATTTCAGAGGGTTTTCAACTTTCAAAAAGCTTGGGGCTTTGaggcttttgtttttttttttttccttcttgtgCTCTGTGATCACCTTACGTGGCGCGCAACGAGGGCAGGGGGCTTAGTCACTCCAAAAGCCTCCCGGGTCTACTCTAGCAAAACCCCAGCTTTTTCCGTTGTCGTGCTATTGACGATTACAGGGGCAAACCAGGGGTCTCTGTGACTTGAGAATCAAGTTTGgctcttccttttctctctttgtttttcaCGAGGAACCAACGCCACCTACCTCTTTCACAATTTATACACCCCGATAGAGGTCTGGAATTATCCATGGGAATTTAGAAATTATATTGTTTTTATGGTAAAGCCATCTCGGATAGCGTGCGAAAAGTAACTGTGGACAGTAGATTGACACAGCATTAAAAGTCTTGCACGCGTGAGTTAACTGTGGACTATATAAGAATATTTGCGTTCAAACGCTGGGTTGGTTTAGTGttatttattaaatttaaattataGAAGTAGTCAGGGGAATGACTGCAATGCCTTGTTGGTCGTCCAGACCTCCAGCGAATTAATTTATTGACCTGAAAAGTCTTTAGAATACCGCAAACAATATGAAAGAAAGGtgtcaaaaaaaataataaataaataaataaaatgaccATATAAGTATATCTTAGGACGGATATATCCAATAGTTATACATTTCATCTTGCACGCGAATTAATTGTCGACCATATAAGAATTATCACATTAAAGTAACTAGCATTAATACACAACTATTAAAAATTTTAAAGGAAAATTGAACCAAATATGTACAATAATTTATGATatgtttaaaattttaaattttaaatttatattctTAATATCAAATCTAAATATCTAATAGTTTTAtgggaaaatgtccatttacccaattttaagctacactaaccccacttacccaaacatctAATAAGATTGTCCATTTACTCAACAAATTACACATTTTTTGccttaatacccaattaagtatttttttt encodes the following:
- the LOC133723595 gene encoding ATP-dependent RNA helicase DEAH12, chloroplastic-like; the protein is MKGSNPFTTFRQPKPAGISRPQAEQRRFYPQPGSHPRAAVPRRPSPRIQRPNFIVYLLSDKQDLPRSDIEAVINQCRAKPENFRVSPENSTVASMFYAQWCDAREAIVWLWESRLDRVHNFMPKLDANVSVPSDWVELDDRLRALFAGRIKQLIVGDEVKKCEAKRQNLAREYDRVRKLAKRPQRNWEDLPEKEKRCRVELELVESRIREFRSAMNCLLAHVEGKELEEYGEEGLKLFKFPEIRYWNRIQRLMMRECRRLDEGLPIYAHRQQILEQINNQQVMVLIGETGSGKSTQLVQFLADSGIAADKSIVCTQPRKIAANSLAKRVKEESSGCYYGENTVTSYQTSSGQQLTSKVTYMTDHCLLQYYMKDRNMTMISCIIVDEAHERTLSTDLLLALIKDLLGRRSQLRLIIMSATADAEVLSHYFFNCKIFHVVGRNFPVDVRYAPSFTEGTASNVASYVSDVMRVAREIHKNEKEGTILAFLTSQMEVEWVCEKFITPGAIALPLHGKLSFEEQSNVFQNDPGKRKIIFATNLAETSLTIPGVKYVIDSGMVKESKFEPGSGMNVLRVCRISQSSAKQRTGRAGRTEPGICYRLYSEYDFQAMPPCQEPEIRRVHLGVAVLRILALGVKNLKEFEFIDAPCSEAIDMAMRNLVQLGAVKQNNDVYELTPEGRNLVKLGVEPRLGKLILGCYHHNLRKEGLVLAAVMANASSIFCRVGNDEEKLRSDCFKVQFCHRDGDLFTLLSVYKIWEALPRERKNTWCWENSINAKTMRRCQDTVSELESCLKHELNMIISSSWRWNAHVSSGCDIYLKKVILSSLAENVAMFSGYDQVGYEVALTGQHVRLHPSCSLLVFGQKPSWVVFGELLSSSNQYLACVTTIDFNSLSTLDPPPVFDVSKMEGRKLQLKVLTGFGSCLLKRFCGKGNSYLHHLVSRVRTICNDELISIKVDYYQNEIMVFATPHNMDRVINFVSDALECEKRWLRNECLEKCLYHGSGGLPPVALFGAGAEIKHLELHKRCLTVDVFHSKLDDMDDKEFLTELEESASGSICGHHKFPGTGQENVDKGKGARLTFLTPDAAQKAVQLNDSEFNGSILKVVPSQVGGDHKVYPLLAVRAKILWPRRQSHGFAIVKCDMDDIYPMLADFSNLVVGGRNIRCQPSKRYTDSVVISGLNKDLSEKEILDALRTATSRTILDFFLVRGDAVENPPCGACEEALLREISPYMPKRYSHSSCSVQVFQPEPKNHFMRALITFDGRLHLEAAKALEQLEGKVLPGFLPWQKMECQQLFHSSLSCPGPVYRVIKKQLDPLLESFTHLKGVECNLEEYPNGSCRVKISANATKTIADLRRRVEELVRGKTIDHPSLTATVLQLLFSRDGTSLMYSLQRETGTYIIFDRHKLNVQVFGEAHKVDMVKQKLVESLLNLHESKVLEIRLQGNALPPELMKEVVRRFGPDLRGLKEKVPGADFTLNVRRQSILIHGSKELKQKVEEIIDETAHMAGSLTKRINREADCPICLCDVEDGYRLEDCGHLFCRSCLVEQCESAINNHDSFPLCCTHEGCRSPILITDLRSLLSIEKLEDLFRASVGSYVASSCGTYRFCPSPDCASVYQVAAPGTEGEPFVCGACYAETCTMCHLEHHPYMSCKQYKNFKEDPDSSLKEWCKGKEHVKSCPVCRYTIEKIDGCNHIECRCGKHICWVCLAYYGSSDECYGHLRSVHLAII